One Peribacillus simplex NBRC 15720 = DSM 1321 genomic region harbors:
- the hisA gene encoding 1-(5-phosphoribosyl)-5-[(5-phosphoribosylamino)methylideneamino]imidazole-4-carboxamide isomerase translates to MSNFTIYPAIDMRGGKCVRLIQGDYNQETVYGDSPFDMAKSFADQGADWIHMVDLDGAKEGVRINDSYVIKAASELGARIQIGGGIRTERDIAHYLDNGVERVILGSTAVSDPDFTKDMIRKYGSHIAIGIDAKDGRVATHGWLQTSGTLAIDLGKLLADAGAETFIVTDIATDGMLSGPNVKGILAMAEATGKNVIASGGISSLEDLITLKEYEAQGISGAIIGKALYTNRFTVEEALEKVRG, encoded by the coding sequence ATGAGCAACTTTACTATTTACCCGGCGATTGATATGCGCGGAGGCAAATGCGTCCGCTTAATCCAAGGAGATTACAATCAGGAAACCGTTTATGGTGATTCCCCCTTCGATATGGCTAAAAGCTTTGCTGACCAAGGAGCCGATTGGATACATATGGTCGATCTTGACGGAGCTAAAGAGGGAGTACGCATCAATGATTCATACGTAATTAAAGCTGCAAGTGAGTTAGGGGCCCGCATTCAAATTGGCGGCGGAATCCGTACGGAACGGGATATAGCCCATTACCTGGATAATGGAGTGGAACGTGTCATTCTAGGCAGCACGGCCGTTTCAGACCCTGATTTCACTAAAGATATGATTAGGAAATATGGAAGCCATATCGCAATCGGAATCGATGCGAAGGATGGCAGGGTTGCCACTCATGGTTGGCTTCAAACGTCTGGAACCCTTGCGATAGATCTTGGTAAATTACTGGCCGATGCTGGTGCAGAGACCTTTATCGTGACTGATATCGCGACGGATGGCATGCTTTCAGGTCCGAATGTGAAAGGTATATTGGCCATGGCGGAGGCAACTGGTAAAAACGTGATTGCTTCGGGAGGCATTAGTTCACTCGAAGACCTCATCACTCTCAAGGAGTATGAAGCCCAAGGCATTTCAGGGGCAATCATTGGCAAGGCCCTTTATACCAATCGTTTCACTGTAGAAGAAGCACTAGAAAAGGTGCGTGGTTAA
- the trxB gene encoding thioredoxin-disulfide reductase, whose product MSEKIYDVVIIGAGPAGMTAAVYTSRANLSTLMLERGVPGGQMANTEEVENYPGFDTILGPELSTKMFDHAKKFGAEYAYGDVKEIIDGEEYKTIKAGSKEFKARSIIISSGAEYKKIGVPGEKELGGRGVSYCAVCDGAFFKQKELFVIGGGDSAVEEGVYLTRFASKVTIVHRRDELRAQKILQDRAFANEKINFIWNHTLKEINEKGGKVGGVTLVSTENGEETVMDADGVFIYIGMLPLTKPFENLGILNSTGYIETNDQMETRVPGIFAAGDVREKTLRQIVTATGDGSIAAQSAQHFVEELQEKLQPKA is encoded by the coding sequence ATGTCTGAAAAAATTTATGACGTTGTTATTATTGGAGCTGGTCCAGCAGGGATGACGGCGGCTGTCTATACATCACGTGCGAACCTTTCAACATTGATGTTAGAACGCGGAGTACCGGGCGGGCAAATGGCCAATACTGAGGAAGTTGAAAATTATCCTGGATTCGACACTATACTCGGACCTGAACTTTCAACGAAAATGTTTGACCATGCAAAGAAATTCGGTGCGGAGTATGCATATGGGGATGTTAAGGAAATCATTGACGGTGAAGAGTATAAAACGATCAAAGCCGGTTCCAAGGAATTCAAAGCACGTTCAATCATCATTTCATCTGGTGCCGAATACAAGAAAATCGGCGTTCCTGGCGAAAAAGAATTGGGCGGCCGCGGTGTATCGTATTGTGCAGTTTGTGATGGTGCATTCTTCAAGCAAAAAGAACTGTTCGTTATCGGCGGCGGAGACTCTGCGGTTGAAGAGGGTGTGTACTTAACCCGCTTTGCTTCAAAAGTGACTATAGTTCACAGACGTGACGAACTTCGTGCTCAAAAGATTCTTCAAGATCGTGCATTTGCCAATGAGAAAATTAACTTCATCTGGAATCATACTTTGAAGGAAATCAATGAAAAAGGCGGCAAAGTCGGCGGTGTCACTCTAGTTTCCACTGAAAACGGAGAAGAGACAGTGATGGACGCAGACGGTGTATTCATTTATATCGGAATGCTTCCGCTAACTAAACCATTTGAGAACTTGGGCATTTTGAATTCCACAGGCTATATTGAAACGAATGATCAAATGGAAACACGCGTCCCTGGTATTTTTGCTGCTGGTGACGTTCGTGAAAAAACATTGCGCCAAATCGTTACAGCTACAGGCGATGGTAGCATTGCCGCTCAATCCGCTCAGCATTTTGTTGAGGAACTTCAAGAAAAATTGCAGCCAAAGGCTTGA
- a CDS encoding NUDIX hydrolase: protein MQRVTNCVLIKDNQILLLKKPRRGWWVAPGGKMEPGESVRDACIREYREETGVYLKNPSIKGIFTFIMKDGDKVLSEWMMFTFFATDSDGVNVDVCEEGELSWHPVEDVKKLMMAEGDFHILDYMVHGSGIIYGTFTYTPEFKLLSYRLDPG from the coding sequence GTGCAACGTGTCACAAACTGTGTATTGATCAAAGATAATCAAATCCTCTTATTGAAAAAGCCTAGACGAGGATGGTGGGTAGCTCCAGGCGGCAAGATGGAGCCTGGGGAATCTGTACGCGATGCTTGCATTAGGGAATATCGCGAAGAAACGGGCGTTTATTTAAAAAACCCTTCCATCAAAGGTATTTTCACCTTCATTATGAAGGACGGAGATAAGGTTTTGTCAGAATGGATGATGTTCACTTTCTTTGCAACGGATTCCGATGGTGTAAATGTGGATGTTTGTGAAGAAGGGGAACTTAGCTGGCATCCGGTTGAAGATGTTAAAAAGCTGATGATGGCTGAAGGTGATTTTCACATCCTGGACTATATGGTTCATGGAAGTGGGATCATCTATGGAACCTTTACCTATACGCCTGAGTTTAAGCTACTTTCTTACCGATTGGATCCAGGTTAA
- a CDS encoding tetratricopeptide repeat protein, giving the protein MSKDSKFGQQAKILTFHPTGEYYFTKGLKAYHRRELPKSKKYLERALELEPAEPMIACQLAITCSEIGEYNYSNNLLENILDVMDPYMSECHYFLANNYAHLGMFKEAYRHASAYLDKEEDGEFSDDAEDLLELITFESDESEENPFKHDGLITKQEQAREYLESGNFPKAIEVLKETIAEYEDYWSAYNNLALAYFYLGQVSEAFETLDEVLEKSPGNLHALCNLVVFHHYQQDEAKVEELIQMLEKIRPMLSEHRFKLGATFALIGNYASAYKWLKVLQKQGFEGDGTFYYWLTVSAYHLGHEQAAKKAWKKVVEMNPEKEGMEPWGDMNETSDGFEHHFPSIIKRLESEFIEERLFAIFLLKHSVHKQKLLKNQVLNLNQNFTDLERDYAELVQVPAKDRQLTPIDFADRTAELLYQHFQPIQLNEAGLYLMWFSVFIEAVKSEQKLNNPAGWASAVEYVWNQLKNEKASKQAIADKHFISVSTLSKYVKLVQNLLG; this is encoded by the coding sequence ATGAGTAAAGACTCTAAATTTGGCCAACAGGCAAAAATTCTAACCTTTCACCCAACAGGTGAGTATTATTTCACCAAGGGTTTAAAAGCTTATCATAGACGAGAATTACCTAAATCAAAAAAATACCTGGAACGTGCGCTGGAACTTGAACCTGCTGAACCGATGATAGCCTGTCAATTGGCAATCACTTGCTCGGAAATCGGTGAATATAATTATTCAAACAACCTCTTGGAAAACATCTTGGATGTGATGGATCCCTATATGTCGGAATGTCATTACTTCCTGGCGAATAATTATGCCCACTTAGGCATGTTCAAGGAGGCTTATCGTCACGCCAGTGCTTATCTTGATAAAGAAGAAGACGGGGAGTTCAGCGATGACGCAGAGGATCTGCTTGAACTGATAACTTTTGAGTCGGATGAGTCAGAAGAAAATCCCTTTAAGCATGATGGGCTCATTACCAAACAGGAACAAGCCCGTGAGTACCTTGAATCAGGCAATTTTCCGAAGGCAATCGAAGTGTTGAAAGAAACGATTGCCGAGTACGAGGATTACTGGTCCGCTTATAATAACCTGGCACTTGCCTATTTCTATCTTGGTCAAGTAAGTGAAGCTTTTGAAACACTTGATGAGGTACTGGAAAAAAGTCCGGGAAACCTGCATGCGCTTTGTAACCTTGTTGTTTTTCATCATTATCAACAGGATGAGGCAAAGGTTGAAGAGCTCATACAGATGCTGGAGAAAATTCGGCCGATGCTATCCGAACATCGTTTCAAGCTTGGAGCGACCTTCGCTTTGATCGGAAACTATGCTTCTGCATATAAATGGCTGAAAGTACTCCAAAAGCAAGGGTTCGAGGGAGATGGAACCTTCTACTATTGGCTTACCGTTTCCGCTTACCACTTAGGCCATGAACAGGCTGCCAAAAAGGCATGGAAAAAAGTCGTGGAAATGAACCCGGAAAAGGAAGGCATGGAGCCTTGGGGAGATATGAATGAAACTTCAGATGGGTTTGAACATCATTTTCCTTCTATTATAAAAAGACTGGAAAGTGAATTCATCGAAGAAAGGCTGTTTGCCATTTTCCTTCTGAAACATTCGGTTCATAAACAGAAGCTATTGAAAAACCAGGTCCTCAACCTAAATCAGAATTTCACTGATTTGGAACGTGATTATGCCGAACTTGTTCAAGTTCCTGCTAAAGATCGCCAATTAACACCGATTGATTTTGCCGATCGCACAGCTGAGTTATTATATCAGCATTTCCAACCGATACAATTAAATGAAGCCGGGCTCTATTTAATGTGGTTTTCCGTCTTTATCGAAGCGGTAAAATCCGAGCAGAAGTTAAATAATCCAGCAGGCTGGGCATCTGCGGTGGAGTACGTGTGGAATCAGCTTAAAAATGAGAAGGCGAGCAAACAGGCAATCGCAGACAAACATTTCATATCGGTGTCCACCTTATCGAAGTACGTAAAGTTGGTTCAAAACTTACTGGGATGA
- the hisB gene encoding imidazoleglycerol-phosphate dehydratase HisB — translation MERFASVERKTNETEISLKFGVDGEGNSSIKTGVPFMTHMLDLFTKHGKFDLTVDANGDTDVDDHHTTEDIGICLGQTLLEALGDKRGIKRYGNAFVPMDEALAQVVIDLSNRPHLEFRAEFPSQKVGTFDTELVHEFLWKFALEARMNLHVVVHYGHNTHHMIEAIFKALGRALDEATTIDPRVKGIPSTKGML, via the coding sequence ATGGAACGTTTTGCTAGTGTGGAGCGAAAGACGAATGAAACGGAAATAAGTTTGAAGTTTGGTGTGGATGGGGAAGGTAATTCCTCCATTAAGACGGGCGTTCCGTTTATGACGCATATGCTGGATTTGTTCACGAAACACGGGAAGTTTGATTTGACAGTAGATGCAAATGGGGATACAGACGTGGATGATCACCATACAACTGAAGATATTGGCATCTGCTTGGGTCAGACGTTATTGGAGGCCCTTGGAGACAAGCGCGGAATAAAGCGTTACGGAAATGCTTTCGTACCTATGGATGAAGCACTCGCCCAGGTTGTCATCGATTTAAGCAATCGTCCGCATCTAGAGTTCCGGGCTGAGTTTCCTTCGCAAAAGGTCGGTACTTTCGATACTGAACTGGTGCACGAGTTTCTTTGGAAATTCGCTCTTGAAGCCAGGATGAACCTGCATGTAGTCGTTCATTACGGTCACAACACACATCATATGATCGAAGCAATATTCAAAGCGCTTGGACGTGCTTTGGATGAAGCTACGACAATCGATCCACGTGTCAAAGGCATCCCTTCGACGAAAGGAATGTTGTAA
- the hisG gene encoding ATP phosphoribosyltransferase, which translates to MNNSFLTIAMPKGRIFEEAAELLRRADFRLPPEFDDSRKLILEVEEENLRFILAKPMDVVTYVEHGVADIGIAGKDVMLEEERDVYELLDLKISACYLAVAGLPGTKISDIAPKIASKYPNVASSYFREQGEQVEIIKLNGSIELAPLIGLAERIVDIVSTGRTLKENGLVEYAKIANVTSRLVANPVSYRIKEARITEIVERLAEIIE; encoded by the coding sequence ATGAATAATAGCTTTTTAACGATTGCGATGCCGAAAGGGAGAATATTTGAAGAAGCGGCAGAGCTATTAAGAAGGGCCGATTTTCGTCTCCCTCCCGAGTTTGATGATTCCCGGAAATTGATCCTTGAAGTGGAAGAGGAGAATCTGCGGTTCATTTTAGCTAAACCGATGGATGTCGTAACTTATGTGGAACACGGCGTCGCTGACATTGGAATTGCAGGGAAAGATGTCATGTTAGAAGAAGAACGTGATGTCTATGAGTTACTTGATTTGAAAATCAGTGCCTGCTATTTAGCTGTAGCTGGACTGCCTGGTACGAAAATAAGTGACATCGCCCCCAAAATAGCCAGTAAATATCCGAATGTTGCCTCCAGTTATTTTCGCGAGCAGGGGGAGCAAGTCGAGATTATAAAGTTGAATGGGTCTATTGAGTTAGCACCGTTAATTGGTTTAGCTGAACGAATCGTCGATATCGTTTCAACGGGGCGGACATTGAAGGAAAACGGTCTTGTGGAATATGCAAAAATCGCCAATGTGACTTCGAGGCTTGTGGCAAACCCTGTCAGCTATCGAATTAAAGAAGCAAGGATTACTGAAATCGTGGAACGACTAGCAGAAATTATTGAATAG
- the hisIE gene encoding bifunctional phosphoribosyl-AMP cyclohydrolase/phosphoribosyl-ATP diphosphatase HisIE, translated as MNLETIKYDEKGLIPAIIQDAGTGEVLTLAYMNQESLQLSIEKGETVFFSRSRNELWHKGATSGNTQKIIEMKYDCDQDALVVRVVPAGPACHTGATSCFSETIYQNSEAGQDVKANVNFLTELENLIEKRKSEMPEGSYTTYLFDKGVDKILKKVGEEAAEVIIAAKNRDAEELSMESADLLYHLFVLLQEQELPFQAVLDVLKARHADKDEPKETE; from the coding sequence ATGAATCTTGAAACTATTAAATACGACGAAAAAGGTCTGATACCAGCAATTATTCAAGATGCAGGAACCGGTGAAGTGCTGACACTTGCTTATATGAACCAAGAATCACTGCAATTGTCGATTGAAAAAGGTGAAACGGTTTTCTTCAGCCGTTCGCGCAATGAATTATGGCATAAAGGAGCAACGAGCGGTAATACCCAGAAAATCATCGAAATGAAGTATGACTGCGATCAAGATGCATTGGTCGTTCGGGTCGTTCCTGCAGGTCCTGCGTGCCATACAGGGGCAACAAGCTGTTTTAGCGAAACGATTTACCAAAACAGTGAAGCCGGACAAGACGTGAAGGCGAATGTGAATTTCTTGACGGAATTGGAAAATTTGATTGAAAAAAGAAAATCGGAAATGCCTGAAGGTTCATATACTACCTACCTATTCGATAAGGGCGTTGATAAGATCCTGAAAAAAGTCGGTGAAGAAGCGGCAGAAGTGATCATTGCTGCCAAGAACCGTGATGCAGAGGAACTTTCGATGGAAAGTGCCGATCTCCTCTATCACTTATTCGTTCTTCTTCAGGAGCAGGAGCTGCCTTTCCAAGCAGTGCTTGATGTATTGAAGGCTAGACATGCCGATAAGGACGAACCGAAAGAAACCGAATGA
- the rapZ gene encoding RNase adapter RapZ, which produces MSTGQMSETQLVIITGMSGAGKTVAVQSFEDLGFFCVDNLPPTLLPKFLELMKDSGNKMNKVALVMDLRGREFFDSLFLALDNLTDTAAVSPRILFLEADDESLVRRYKETRRTHPLAPLGRPLEGIKMERELLDELKGRAQLIFNTSQLKPRELREKIASEFSADKSVGFTVNVMSFGFKHGLPIDADLVFDVRFLPNPYYIDHMRPRTGLEQEVSSYVLKWSETQKFLEKVTDLLAFMLPYYKREGKAQLVVAIGCTGGQHRSVALTEYISNHFKKDYRVQVSHRDIDKSKGKADVSKKETT; this is translated from the coding sequence ATGAGTACAGGGCAGATGAGTGAAACGCAATTGGTCATCATTACCGGAATGTCCGGAGCAGGTAAGACAGTGGCGGTTCAAAGTTTTGAAGACCTCGGCTTTTTTTGCGTCGATAATTTGCCGCCCACGCTATTGCCAAAGTTTTTGGAGTTAATGAAGGACTCCGGGAATAAGATGAATAAAGTGGCCCTTGTCATGGATTTGAGGGGAAGGGAGTTTTTTGATTCCTTATTTCTTGCACTGGATAATTTAACGGATACAGCTGCAGTATCACCAAGAATCCTTTTTCTTGAAGCTGATGATGAATCCTTGGTCCGCAGATATAAGGAAACGCGAAGGACCCATCCGCTTGCTCCATTAGGCCGGCCATTGGAAGGCATTAAAATGGAACGGGAACTTTTGGACGAATTGAAGGGAAGGGCTCAGTTGATCTTTAATACTTCCCAACTGAAACCGCGCGAATTGAGGGAGAAAATCGCTTCGGAATTTTCTGCCGATAAAAGTGTAGGTTTTACAGTCAATGTCATGTCCTTCGGGTTCAAGCATGGCCTGCCCATAGATGCCGACCTTGTGTTTGATGTGCGTTTCCTGCCAAATCCATATTATATTGACCATATGAGGCCAAGGACTGGCTTGGAACAGGAAGTGTCGAGTTACGTTTTAAAATGGAGTGAGACGCAAAAGTTTTTGGAAAAAGTGACCGATCTGCTTGCCTTCATGCTTCCATATTATAAACGTGAAGGAAAAGCACAGCTTGTTGTTGCGATAGGGTGTACAGGCGGGCAGCACCGATCTGTAGCATTGACGGAGTATATTTCAAACCACTTCAAAAAGGATTACAGGGTTCAAGTATCACATCGCGATATCGATAAAAGTAAGGGGAAAGCAGATGTTAGTAAAAAAGAAACAACCTAA
- the hisH gene encoding imidazole glycerol phosphate synthase subunit HisH has translation MIGIVDYGMGNLFSVSKGLERLGADSFISDDPKELSMSKGIILPGVGSFRDAMSLLEKQKLDEFLREYVANGGYLLGICLGMQLLFDESEENGPAKGLSLIPGKVVRFKGVDANDQAYKVPHMGWNRLEFKHASPVNEGLEEEHVYFVHSYYVDTDESFVTASAKYDVEVPAIVGKGNVFGMQFHPEKSGKMGMSLLRNYLSLVEGKEEA, from the coding sequence ATGATCGGGATCGTAGATTATGGCATGGGGAATTTATTTTCTGTAAGTAAAGGGCTTGAGCGCCTTGGTGCCGATTCATTCATTTCCGATGACCCAAAAGAACTTTCAATGTCGAAAGGGATCATACTTCCCGGCGTTGGCTCTTTCAGGGATGCCATGAGTCTATTGGAAAAACAAAAGCTGGATGAATTCCTGAGGGAATACGTAGCCAATGGAGGTTATCTATTAGGCATCTGCCTTGGTATGCAGCTTCTCTTTGATGAAAGTGAAGAAAATGGACCGGCAAAAGGATTATCCCTCATTCCAGGAAAAGTCGTTCGTTTTAAGGGAGTGGATGCGAATGACCAGGCTTATAAAGTGCCGCACATGGGCTGGAATCGTCTTGAATTTAAACACGCTTCACCAGTGAATGAGGGGCTGGAAGAGGAACATGTTTATTTCGTACATTCTTACTACGTCGATACGGATGAATCATTCGTTACCGCTTCAGCGAAGTATGATGTGGAAGTGCCGGCGATCGTCGGTAAAGGGAATGTATTCGGCATGCAGTTCCATCCGGAAAAAAGCGGGAAGATGGGCATGTCACTCTTGAGAAACTATCTGTCATTAGTAGAAGGGAAGGAAGAAGCATGA
- the hisF gene encoding imidazole glycerol phosphate synthase subunit HisF, producing MLTKRIIPCLDVKDGRVVKGIQFVSLRDAGDPVELAAFYDQEGADELVFLDISASHEGRETIVDVVQAVAGSLAIPFTVGGGINSLADMKKILRAGADKVSLNTAAILRPDLINEGADYFGSQCIVVAIDARYDEELGSWRVYTHGGRKPTEWDVIEWAKEAVIRGAGEILLTSMDCDGEKQGFNIALTKAVSEAVSVPVIASGGAGNAEHFQEAFQEGKADAALAASIFHYKETSVKEVKAFLKQQGVVVR from the coding sequence ATGCTCACTAAACGAATTATTCCATGTCTCGATGTAAAGGATGGGCGCGTAGTCAAAGGCATCCAATTTGTTTCCCTTAGGGATGCTGGAGATCCTGTCGAACTTGCAGCCTTTTACGACCAAGAAGGTGCCGATGAGCTTGTCTTCCTGGATATTTCCGCTTCACATGAAGGCAGGGAAACGATCGTCGACGTCGTTCAAGCGGTAGCGGGAAGCTTGGCAATCCCGTTCACGGTGGGCGGCGGCATTAATTCATTGGCGGATATGAAGAAGATCTTACGAGCTGGTGCCGATAAGGTATCCTTAAATACAGCAGCCATTCTGCGCCCTGATTTAATTAATGAAGGTGCTGATTATTTTGGTTCCCAATGTATTGTGGTCGCCATAGACGCCCGGTATGATGAAGAGCTTGGTTCATGGCGTGTATATACTCACGGCGGTCGGAAACCGACTGAATGGGACGTGATCGAGTGGGCGAAGGAAGCCGTAATCCGCGGTGCAGGTGAAATTTTATTGACAAGCATGGATTGTGACGGCGAGAAACAAGGGTTTAATATCGCTTTGACAAAAGCGGTATCTGAAGCCGTTTCAGTGCCGGTCATTGCCTCAGGCGGGGCAGGTAACGCTGAGCATTTCCAGGAAGCCTTCCAAGAAGGTAAAGCCGACGCAGCATTAGCCGCATCGATATTTCATTACAAAGAAACATCCGTCAAAGAAGTCAAAGCGTTTCTCAAACAACAAGGAGTGGTTGTACGATGA
- the hisD gene encoding histidinol dehydrogenase, with amino-acid sequence MKIERFAEGISLKRSVEAGTADQRKAVQDIIYDVRKSGNAALHTYTERFDGVSPEELLVSEQEMEEATAALTAEQLDIIQEAANNIRMFHEKQIRNSWFTTDDTGTMLGQKLTPLDAVGIYVPGGTAAYPSSVLMNALPAKAAGVERIVMVSPPGKDGKLSPAVLAAAKIAGVKEIYKVGGAQAIAALAYGTETIKNVDKIVGPGNIYVALAKREVFGDVAIDMIAGPSEIAILADESAIAAEVAADLLSQAEHDARACSVLVTTSTSLAEEVAEEVTKQVALLPRHDIAAASIRDYGRIVVCGSMAEAVEAINELAPEHLEIVAKDALEIMAKIRHAGAIFIGRFSSEPVGDYFAGPNHVLPTNGTARFSSPLNVDDFQKKSSIIMYSETAFRKNAEKIAAFARMEGLEAHARAIESRGVNESGKKS; translated from the coding sequence ATGAAAATAGAACGGTTTGCTGAAGGGATTTCACTGAAACGCTCGGTTGAAGCAGGTACTGCCGATCAAAGAAAAGCGGTTCAGGATATTATTTATGATGTCAGGAAAAGCGGAAACGCCGCTTTACATACCTATACCGAACGTTTCGATGGTGTCAGCCCAGAGGAATTACTTGTATCGGAACAGGAAATGGAAGAAGCGACAGCGGCCTTAACTGCTGAGCAGCTTGATATTATTCAAGAAGCTGCGAATAATATCCGAATGTTTCACGAGAAACAAATTCGAAATTCATGGTTTACGACTGATGATACGGGAACGATGCTAGGACAAAAATTGACACCTCTTGATGCTGTAGGTATTTATGTACCTGGAGGCACAGCGGCATATCCTTCGTCAGTATTGATGAATGCGTTGCCTGCGAAGGCCGCTGGGGTGGAACGGATCGTTATGGTTTCTCCTCCAGGGAAAGATGGGAAATTATCGCCAGCGGTTTTGGCAGCTGCCAAAATTGCCGGAGTTAAGGAAATCTATAAGGTTGGCGGGGCTCAGGCCATAGCTGCTCTCGCTTATGGGACGGAAACAATTAAGAACGTGGATAAAATAGTGGGTCCAGGAAATATATATGTGGCGTTAGCGAAGCGAGAAGTATTCGGAGATGTCGCCATTGATATGATTGCAGGTCCAAGTGAAATAGCGATATTGGCGGACGAATCAGCCATCGCTGCAGAAGTTGCGGCAGACTTGCTATCACAGGCGGAGCATGATGCCCGAGCTTGCAGTGTTTTGGTCACGACGTCAACGTCTCTTGCAGAAGAAGTGGCAGAAGAAGTGACCAAGCAGGTGGCGTTACTTCCACGCCATGATATTGCTGCAGCATCCATAAGGGATTATGGAAGAATCGTTGTGTGCGGGAGTATGGCCGAAGCTGTTGAAGCGATTAATGAACTTGCACCGGAACATTTGGAAATTGTGGCTAAAGATGCACTTGAAATCATGGCTAAAATCCGCCATGCCGGGGCAATCTTCATTGGCCGCTTTAGTTCGGAGCCCGTCGGGGATTACTTTGCAGGTCCCAATCATGTGTTGCCTACCAATGGAACCGCCCGTTTTTCCAGCCCGCTGAATGTGGATGATTTCCAAAAGAAATCGAGCATCATCATGTATAGTGAAACAGCCTTCCGCAAAAATGCAGAAAAAATCGCAGCATTTGCCCGAATGGAAGGACTTGAGGCTCACGCCCGTGCCATTGAATCACGTGGTGTGAATGAATCCGGGAAAAAGTCCTGA
- a CDS encoding gluconeogenesis factor YvcK family protein, which yields MLVKKKQPKVVIIGGGTGLPVLLRGLKKHPVDITAIVTVADDGGSSGRLREDMDIPAPGDIRNVLAALSDVEPLVEQMFQHRFQSKNELSGHSLGNLILAAMTSLTGDFVHAIQEMSKFLNVRGKVLPAANQSVVLHAEMDDGTIVTGESKIPFSGKKIKKVFLSPHHIKPLSETLQEIKQADLIVIGPGSLYTSILPNLLVPGLGEEVGRSKAKKVYICNLMTQAGETLDYSASDHIKAIYDHMGNAYIDRILVNNEEIPTEIQQRYQAEYAKPVMYDVESLKQMGLEIIQERIFSFEGNVIRHDTKKVADLLYNMLVNETKSHIVP from the coding sequence ATGTTAGTAAAAAAGAAACAACCTAAGGTTGTGATCATTGGAGGGGGAACCGGCCTTCCCGTTTTGTTGAGAGGGTTAAAGAAGCATCCGGTGGATATAACGGCAATCGTAACGGTAGCTGATGATGGTGGAAGTTCAGGCCGCCTTCGCGAGGATATGGATATTCCCGCTCCGGGTGATATTCGTAACGTGCTGGCTGCGTTATCGGATGTAGAGCCCCTTGTTGAACAAATGTTTCAACATCGCTTTCAGAGTAAAAATGAGTTGTCCGGGCATTCGCTGGGGAATTTGATACTCGCGGCAATGACCTCGTTGACCGGGGATTTCGTCCATGCGATCCAGGAAATGAGTAAATTTCTTAATGTCCGCGGTAAAGTGCTTCCAGCTGCCAACCAAAGTGTGGTTCTCCATGCGGAGATGGATGACGGAACGATTGTTACAGGAGAATCCAAGATCCCCTTCTCAGGAAAGAAAATAAAAAAAGTATTTCTGTCTCCTCATCATATAAAGCCGCTTAGTGAAACTCTCCAGGAAATCAAGCAGGCTGATCTTATTGTCATAGGTCCAGGAAGCCTATATACTAGCATTCTGCCTAACTTACTTGTCCCTGGTTTAGGAGAAGAGGTTGGCCGTTCCAAGGCTAAGAAGGTGTACATTTGCAATTTGATGACACAAGCCGGCGAGACGCTTGATTATAGCGCGAGCGATCATATAAAAGCGATATATGACCATATGGGAAATGCATATATTGACAGGATACTTGTTAATAATGAGGAAATACCAACCGAGATTCAGCAACGCTATCAAGCTGAATATGCCAAACCGGTCATGTATGATGTGGAAAGTTTAAAACAGATGGGGCTTGAAATCATACAAGAACGCATTTTCAGCTTTGAAGGGAATGTAATACGCCATGACACAAAAAAAGTGGCGGATTTGCTTTATAATATGCTTGTAAATGAAACAAAAAGCCACATAGTTCCGTAG